A stretch of the Ornithodoros turicata isolate Travis chromosome 4, ASM3712646v1, whole genome shotgun sequence genome encodes the following:
- the LOC135393490 gene encoding uncharacterized protein LOC135393490, whose translation MRFSTSPSTRTAAVALLLATLIVTSPTPGSGAAGVVEWAAQASDFLAPLRSMWKRASLRDSPVYYVSTFLRPKQPPKPAADIFSPLFKLPIQFMSNARPLEVVKGLSKQTLTKPFNKKNLYQNSKMFYLPLKFLANGKPNRRVIIKPRSFYLTR comes from the exons GTTCTCGACGTCACCATCCACAAGAACAGCAGCCGTGGCCTTGCTGTTGGCCACCTTGATAGTGACGTCACCCACCCCGGGTAGCGGCGCCGCTGGGGTAGTCGAATGGGCAGCGCAAGCGTCCGACTTTCTCGCCCCCTTGCGGTCTATGTGGAAACGTGCCTCCCTTCGTGACTCCCCCGTCTACTACGTCAGCACCTTCCTGCGACCCAAGCAACCCCCGAAGCCAGCGGCTGACATTTTCTCACCGCTTTTCAAGCTCCCCATTCAGTTTATGTCCAACGCGCGCCCTCTCGAG GTTGTTAAGGGACTCAGCAAGCAGACACTGACGAAGCCCTTCAACAAGAAGAATCTCTACCAAAACTCCAAGATGTTTTACCTGCCACTTAAGTTCCTGGCTAACGGAAAGCCCAACCGACGAGTCATCATCAAACCGCGATCGTTTTATTTGACAAGATAG